From Sediminibacterium sp. TEGAF015, a single genomic window includes:
- a CDS encoding 5-(carboxyamino)imidazole ribonucleotide synthase, which produces MKVGILGGGQLGRMLLQAAANYTVETHVLENDENCPSAHLCHHFTKGDITDFDTVYQFGKGLDAITIEIEAVNVDALEKLQSEGVKVYPHPSAIRTIKNKIVQKEFYRSNGIPSSDFIITQTKSDVLNHLDFLPAVHKIGEGGYDGKGVQIINDVYDADKAFDAPSVLEKKVRIKKEIAMIIAMNDKGETSLFPASEMMVNPVLNLLDYQVSPALIPEKVLWVVEAIAIKLVKALNSPGLFAVEMFIDDKDEVWVNETAPRVHNSGHHTIEANYSSQYDMLWRIMLQYPLGNTDPILPAAIINIIGDEGHSGKAVYEGLEEVLKIENAFVHLYGKSTTKPGRKMGHVTVMHKDYQDLTHKANKIKNLLRVITR; this is translated from the coding sequence ATGAAAGTCGGAATTCTGGGAGGTGGCCAGTTAGGTCGCATGTTATTGCAGGCAGCTGCCAATTATACTGTTGAAACCCATGTGCTGGAAAACGATGAAAATTGTCCATCTGCACATCTTTGTCATCACTTTACAAAAGGGGATATTACAGATTTTGATACGGTTTATCAATTTGGCAAAGGTCTTGATGCCATTACGATTGAAATTGAAGCCGTTAACGTTGACGCTCTAGAAAAACTACAGTCAGAAGGAGTAAAAGTGTATCCTCATCCCTCTGCTATCAGAACTATCAAAAATAAAATTGTCCAAAAGGAATTCTACAGATCCAATGGTATTCCTAGTTCTGATTTTATAATTACGCAGACAAAGTCCGATGTTTTAAACCACCTGGATTTTCTACCTGCTGTTCATAAAATTGGGGAAGGAGGTTATGATGGAAAAGGAGTTCAAATTATCAATGACGTATATGACGCTGACAAGGCATTTGATGCCCCCAGCGTCCTGGAGAAAAAAGTGCGGATCAAAAAAGAAATTGCAATGATTATTGCAATGAACGATAAGGGCGAAACCAGTTTATTCCCGGCATCAGAAATGATGGTTAATCCTGTATTAAATTTACTTGACTATCAAGTAAGTCCTGCGCTGATTCCGGAAAAAGTACTTTGGGTAGTAGAAGCAATTGCCATTAAACTAGTAAAAGCTTTGAATAGTCCTGGATTATTTGCTGTTGAAATGTTCATAGACGACAAAGATGAAGTTTGGGTAAATGAAACTGCTCCAAGAGTACATAATAGCGGACACCATACCATTGAAGCCAATTACAGCAGTCAATACGATATGTTATGGAGAATCATGCTTCAGTATCCTTTAGGTAATACAGATCCGATTTTACCAGCGGCTATTATCAATATCATTGGCGACGAAGGTCATAGTGGGAAAGCCGTATATGAAGGTTTAGAAGAAGTGTTGAAAATTGAAAATGCATTCGTGCATTTATATGGTAAGTCTACTACTAAACCCGGCAGAAAAATGGGACATGTAACCGTTATGCATAAAGACTATCAGGATTTAACCCATAAAGCCAATAAAATAAAAAATCTACTTCGAGTTATCACCCGATAA
- the hppD gene encoding 4-hydroxyphenylpyruvate dioxygenase, which yields MNTISAMPINPVMKDGDFVPLQGTDYVEFYVGNAKQAAHFYKTAFGFQSLAYAGPETGIKDKASYVVRQNKLTFVFTTPLRANNPIADHIYKHGDGVKHLALMVEDAADAWFQTTSRGAVSAMEPLKYTDDNGEAVVSGIHTYGDTVHLFIERKNYKGVFLPGYVAWNSHYNPSSTGLLYVDHCVGNVGWNQMNKWVAFYENVLGFKNILSFDDNDISTEYSALMSKVMSNGNGFVKFPINEPAEGKKKSQVEEYLDFYDGEGCQHVALATNDIVATVSELQKRGIEFLKVPTTYYDELQDRVGKIDEDIEPLKELGILVDRDDEGYLLQIFSKPVEDRPTLFFEIIQRKGAKSFGKGNFKALFEALEREQDLRGNL from the coding sequence ATGAATACAATATCTGCTATGCCGATAAACCCTGTAATGAAAGACGGGGATTTCGTGCCCTTACAAGGTACCGATTATGTTGAGTTTTATGTAGGAAATGCTAAGCAGGCTGCACATTTTTATAAAACAGCTTTTGGATTTCAAAGCCTGGCTTATGCCGGCCCTGAAACAGGTATTAAAGACAAAGCCAGTTATGTAGTAAGGCAAAACAAATTAACATTTGTATTTACCACCCCACTTCGTGCAAACAACCCAATAGCGGATCATATTTACAAGCATGGGGATGGTGTTAAGCACTTAGCTTTAATGGTGGAAGATGCTGCTGATGCATGGTTTCAAACAACCAGCAGGGGAGCTGTTTCGGCCATGGAACCCTTAAAATATACGGATGACAATGGTGAAGCAGTTGTGAGTGGTATCCATACCTATGGAGATACCGTACATTTATTCATTGAAAGAAAGAACTATAAGGGAGTTTTTCTGCCTGGCTATGTAGCCTGGAATTCCCACTATAATCCTTCTAGTACAGGTCTTTTATATGTAGATCATTGTGTTGGTAATGTGGGTTGGAATCAAATGAATAAGTGGGTGGCTTTTTATGAGAACGTATTAGGGTTTAAAAATATTCTGAGCTTCGACGACAATGATATTTCTACTGAATACTCTGCCTTAATGAGCAAGGTAATGAGTAATGGTAATGGGTTTGTAAAGTTCCCAATTAATGAACCTGCAGAAGGAAAGAAAAAATCTCAGGTGGAAGAATATCTTGATTTTTATGATGGGGAAGGATGCCAGCACGTTGCATTAGCAACCAATGATATTGTAGCAACTGTCTCTGAATTACAAAAACGTGGAATTGAGTTTTTAAAAGTACCTACTACTTATTACGATGAGTTACAAGACAGAGTTGGTAAGATTGATGAAGATATTGAACCGTTGAAAGAGCTAGGCATATTGGTGGATAGAGATGATGAAGGTTATCTTTTACAAATTTTCAGTAAACCTGTGGAAGACAGACCTACTTTGTTCTTTGAAATTATTCAGCGAAAAGGAGCAAAAAGTTTTGGTAAAGGCAATTTCAAAGCGTTGTTTGAGGCGCTAGAAAGAGAACAGGATTTGCGGGGAAATCTGTAA
- a CDS encoding Na/Pi cotransporter family protein, whose protein sequence is MSSSEFWMLVAGLGLFLYGMSHLEEALKQMEGRSFKLFLQKNTKKKLRAIFSGTVVTALLQSSSIVNLMVLSLVGAGILTMRNAMAVVLGANIGGTFNSWLVALLGFKVELNSITLPLIGLSGISLIIFNKKKNLNRIALFFMGIGMLFLGLQFMKESMDSLMKAFDFTPYLSYPSIVFLLIGFAITAVVQTSSATIVVVLTALYSRIIPIETAIAVVLGAELGTTVKLILGAIGGNAAKKRVALGNSLFNVFTSAGGFIFIQPIITLIAELGIKDPILILVAFQTFINIAGVFIIYFFLNPYGDFLDKQFKEIKKTYTTYLQNASIEIPSTITDMIKKEVETYLYKAIAFNLGSFHLKPVWIQAYHNELPLMESYQLLKETEGEILAFYAKTIPQLRETEEIKSINQLMESLRNAMYSCKSMKDIYADKTEFSNSTNEVKYELFHELQSSLNIFYTELQHSLTSESTNNTVLKLDELTEQMRKGFNDRIEHYYFHAGQNSLKEKDISTLFNLNREIYSSCKAIRLAVEQYKAV, encoded by the coding sequence ATGAGTAGCTCTGAATTTTGGATGCTGGTAGCGGGTCTTGGCCTTTTTCTCTATGGGATGTCACATTTAGAAGAAGCGTTAAAACAGATGGAGGGCCGTTCGTTCAAGTTATTCCTACAAAAAAATACCAAAAAGAAATTGAGGGCTATTTTTAGCGGGACAGTTGTGACGGCATTATTGCAAAGCAGTTCCATTGTAAACCTGATGGTTCTCTCTTTGGTAGGCGCAGGAATTTTAACCATGAGAAATGCTATGGCTGTTGTATTGGGGGCCAATATAGGAGGCACTTTCAATAGCTGGCTGGTTGCTTTGCTGGGATTTAAGGTTGAATTAAATAGCATTACACTTCCCCTGATTGGCCTTTCCGGTATCAGTCTCATTATTTTCAACAAGAAAAAAAATCTGAACAGAATTGCCCTCTTTTTCATGGGGATTGGCATGCTCTTCCTTGGCTTACAATTCATGAAGGAGAGTATGGATTCCCTAATGAAAGCATTTGATTTTACCCCATACCTTTCTTACCCAAGTATTGTTTTTTTGTTGATTGGATTTGCCATTACTGCTGTGGTTCAAACTAGCTCTGCAACAATTGTTGTAGTGCTAACTGCACTGTATTCACGTATTATTCCCATAGAAACTGCTATTGCGGTTGTATTAGGAGCAGAATTGGGAACTACAGTAAAGTTAATTCTGGGAGCCATTGGCGGAAATGCAGCTAAAAAAAGAGTAGCATTGGGGAATAGTTTATTTAATGTATTTACTTCGGCCGGTGGATTTATTTTTATTCAGCCCATAATTACCTTAATTGCTGAATTGGGAATCAAAGACCCGATTTTGATTCTTGTTGCCTTTCAAACATTCATCAATATTGCAGGTGTATTTATTATTTATTTTTTCCTTAATCCATACGGAGACTTTTTGGACAAACAATTTAAAGAAATCAAAAAGACATATACCACTTATCTTCAAAATGCTAGTATTGAAATTCCTTCTACCATAACAGATATGATTAAAAAAGAGGTAGAAACATATTTATATAAAGCAATTGCGTTTAATTTGGGAAGCTTTCATTTAAAACCGGTATGGATCCAAGCTTATCACAATGAATTACCGCTAATGGAATCATATCAACTACTAAAAGAAACAGAAGGCGAAATACTGGCATTTTATGCCAAAACCATTCCTCAATTAAGAGAAACTGAGGAAATAAAATCTATCAATCAACTCATGGAATCATTAAGGAATGCCATGTATTCCTGCAAATCCATGAAAGATATCTATGCAGACAAAACAGAATTCAGCAACTCAACCAATGAAGTTAAATATGAGTTATTTCACGAACTGCAGTCTTCATTAAATATTTTTTATACAGAACTTCAGCACTCTTTAACGAGTGAATCCACTAATAACACCGTACTAAAACTAGATGAGTTAACAGAGCAAATGAGGAAGGGATTCAATGACAGAATAGAACATTATTATTTTCATGCGGGGCAAAACAGTTTGAAAGAAAAAGACATATCAACTTTGTTCAATCTGAACAGAGAAATTTATTCATCCTGCAAAGCTATTAGGCTTGCTGTTGAGCAATACAAAGCTGTTTAA
- a CDS encoding PepSY-associated TM helix domain-containing protein, with amino-acid sequence MKLKRQAQAKTLRDFRKIHRITGVLLFAFFFVVGLSGILLGWKKNSGGLIMAESYKGQSVNLAEWISLDSLHKNACKYLKDSVSPTLSTEVDRIDIRKDKGMVKFTFKDHFTGLQLDGKSGDLLFIEKRRADFIEKIHDGSIIDYYLGWDGYFKLFYTLIMGLALIVFTVTGFWLWYGPKLMRNK; translated from the coding sequence ATGAAATTAAAAAGACAAGCACAGGCTAAAACACTACGGGACTTCAGAAAAATTCATCGTATTACTGGTGTTTTGCTGTTTGCATTTTTCTTTGTAGTAGGTCTTAGCGGCATTCTATTGGGATGGAAAAAGAATAGCGGGGGGTTAATCATGGCAGAATCGTACAAGGGACAATCGGTAAATTTAGCAGAATGGATTAGTCTTGATAGTTTACACAAAAATGCCTGCAAGTATTTAAAGGATTCTGTATCGCCCACACTCTCAACTGAAGTTGACAGAATTGATATAAGAAAGGATAAGGGGATGGTAAAATTTACTTTCAAAGATCATTTTACCGGACTTCAACTGGATGGGAAATCCGGCGATCTGCTTTTCATCGAAAAAAGGAGGGCCGATTTTATTGAAAAAATTCACGACGGTTCCATCATTGACTATTATTTAGGATGGGACGGTTATTTCAAATTATTCTACACCTTAATTATGGGGCTTGCACTAATTGTTTTTACCGTTACTGGTTTCTGGCTTTGGTATGGTCCTAAATTAATGCGCAATAAATAA
- a CDS encoding GNAT family N-acetyltransferase: MNWQPTDLKNEIVCLVPLKETDFEELYAVASDPLIWEQHPNKNRYQRTVFLNFFKGAIESKGAFIIRDTKTKEAIGSSRFCNYKELANQIEIGYTFFARKCWGKLYNKAVKELMINYALRFTNSVHFFVGAENYRSQKAMEKLGALKIKEVIMPYYGEPDRLNFEYEIKKTSTG; this comes from the coding sequence ATGAATTGGCAACCCACTGATTTAAAGAATGAAATTGTCTGTCTGGTTCCGTTAAAGGAAACTGATTTTGAAGAGTTGTATGCTGTGGCATCCGACCCCTTAATATGGGAACAGCATCCAAACAAAAACAGGTACCAGCGAACCGTATTTCTTAATTTTTTTAAGGGCGCAATTGAATCCAAGGGAGCTTTTATTATTAGAGATACAAAAACAAAAGAGGCTATTGGAAGCAGTCGCTTTTGCAACTACAAAGAATTAGCAAACCAGATTGAAATTGGTTATACTTTTTTTGCCAGAAAATGCTGGGGAAAATTATATAACAAAGCAGTAAAGGAATTAATGATTAATTATGCGCTCCGGTTTACAAATAGTGTTCATTTTTTTGTAGGTGCCGAAAATTATCGCTCTCAGAAAGCAATGGAAAAACTGGGTGCTTTAAAAATAAAAGAAGTGATAATGCCCTATTATGGGGAACCTGACCGTTTAAATTTTGAATATGAAATTAAAAAGACAAGCACAGGCTAA
- a CDS encoding chloride channel protein, whose translation MSLLAGFASAFFLFTLDTVGNIRNENQWLICLLPFGGFISVLLYKHICPDAEKGNKWVLARLKKNTGKAISLLMAPLVLTGTLITHLLGGSAGREGTALQLSASLSSPFFQLFKLSDKEESIFLRAAVAAGFGSVFGTPVAGIVFAFEWESFRPRKIFEIIPVIICSFLADWTTQIIGIEHTVYSIPLSFRSPSNPLLWNIIAAIIFGIAAWLFKYLMNILASFNNKWLPNHYIRIIIGGTLVATFLLFSPFIEIAGLGIPTITKSFSHAAPAHEFLLKILLTVITLQSGFKGGEVTPLFFIGATLGSALSVFIPLSPGYLAGMGMVAVFGAAAKSPITATILAAELFGISFFPFALLISIISNKTAGKHSIYQLNRNELATH comes from the coding sequence GTGTCTTTATTGGCGGGTTTTGCATCCGCTTTTTTTTTATTCACGCTGGATACTGTTGGTAATATTAGAAATGAGAATCAGTGGTTAATCTGTCTATTGCCCTTTGGAGGTTTTATCAGCGTACTCCTTTATAAACATATTTGTCCTGATGCGGAAAAGGGTAACAAATGGGTATTGGCCAGATTAAAAAAGAACACCGGTAAAGCTATATCCCTGTTAATGGCTCCGCTGGTATTAACGGGGACTTTAATTACGCACTTGTTGGGAGGCTCTGCGGGTAGAGAAGGCACAGCACTGCAGTTATCCGCCTCCCTCTCCTCTCCTTTCTTTCAGTTGTTTAAACTATCCGATAAAGAAGAATCCATTTTCTTGAGAGCGGCAGTTGCCGCCGGATTTGGATCCGTTTTTGGAACTCCGGTGGCGGGCATTGTCTTTGCCTTTGAATGGGAGTCTTTTAGACCAAGAAAAATATTTGAAATCATACCGGTAATCATTTGCTCTTTTCTGGCAGATTGGACAACTCAAATAATTGGGATAGAACATACTGTTTATTCAATTCCATTGAGCTTCAGATCGCCTTCTAACCCTTTACTCTGGAACATCATTGCCGCAATCATATTCGGGATAGCAGCCTGGTTATTTAAATACCTGATGAATATATTAGCATCATTCAATAATAAATGGCTGCCCAATCATTACATCCGAATAATTATTGGAGGTACTTTGGTTGCCACTTTTCTGCTTTTTAGCCCATTTATTGAAATAGCTGGGCTGGGAATTCCAACTATAACAAAAAGTTTCAGCCATGCTGCGCCTGCACATGAATTCTTACTTAAAATATTACTAACAGTAATCACCTTACAATCTGGTTTCAAAGGTGGTGAAGTAACCCCTCTATTCTTTATTGGAGCAACACTGGGAAGTGCATTAAGTGTTTTTATTCCACTTTCACCTGGATACCTTGCGGGTATGGGGATGGTTGCAGTATTTGGAGCAGCAGCAAAATCGCCCATCACTGCTACAATTTTGGCTGCAGAATTATTTGGTATTTCTTTTTTCCCGTTTGCGTTATTAATATCCATAATTTCAAACAAAACAGCAGGAAAACACTCCATATATCAATTGAATAGAAATGAATTGGCAACCCACTGA
- a CDS encoding YdcH family protein, which produces MEKHDLHHEFPGMDARISALKVENAHFKKLADEYDEVNHSVYRIESGAENASDETLTHLRKQRLQLKDELYALLTQ; this is translated from the coding sequence ATGGAAAAACACGATTTGCATCATGAATTCCCTGGTATGGATGCCCGTATTTCAGCATTAAAAGTTGAGAACGCACATTTTAAAAAACTGGCAGATGAATATGATGAAGTTAATCATTCTGTTTACAGAATTGAATCTGGAGCTGAAAATGCATCAGATGAAACGTTAACTCATTTGAGAAAACAAAGATTGCAATTAAAAGATGAATTGTATGCTCTGTTAACCCAATAA
- a CDS encoding tetratricopeptide repeat-containing sensor histidine kinase yields the protein MKTSSFIITVLVLALIGGCKQPSNHKDWNNKGSFIDSNISLISKQQVSDKREESLFIDSLVRGMKLSDEQKANYYRYKSSYYCYYLQNGDSAVLYADSTLLLLNQLSPEKYPNAFAMAYYTKGDALYASNLFNEAYTFYYKARQFKSTITDYCSQKEYNYRLAMILYKQKKFKEAANSFKSSLSDAIQCDEGDMYASYYRKQELMNNIALSFYMLGNYDSATSYYNKALDFINSHQKKDTSTQFYDEMAKGVVYGNLGDVYRKKGDVKEAEKLYQKSIQINFKKGGETIDAQYSYLKLAELYQETERIADLENALIEIRVSLNKTPNPKGEIKWHKLSWKYYEMIDNPTKAYYHLAKYQDLFEADEKINKKIYEVDINKQLELLEQENQLQIARQENEISRAYLLMSLAVMAFVILLSIVLARNWLLSKKHINKLKELNETVHSQNEQLEIAMGALQKTLGEKDSILKLVAHDLRTPVASIPTMVEIIMTEENEEQKKEYLEMIKSACNSSLTLIAEIMATADISSSNIEKEPTLLNEFINDCVAILDIKVKEKNQLLTVQYLENDISVPMNPEKMKRVVFNLVTNSVKFSKRDTSITVRLDVKDNYAIIKITDQGIGIPDKILPEIFNISKSGKRKGTEGEKSYGLGLNICKKIVEAHSGEISVISEEGKGSTFTVALPLS from the coding sequence ATGAAAACGAGTTCCTTCATTATTACGGTATTGGTTTTGGCTTTAATTGGGGGATGTAAGCAACCTAGCAATCATAAAGATTGGAACAATAAAGGAAGCTTTATTGATTCCAATATCAGTTTAATCAGTAAGCAACAGGTATCGGATAAAAGGGAAGAAAGTCTTTTTATTGACTCTTTGGTTCGTGGCATGAAGTTATCAGATGAACAAAAGGCAAATTACTACCGATACAAATCATCCTATTACTGCTATTATCTTCAAAATGGAGATTCAGCCGTTCTATATGCCGATTCAACCTTGTTGTTATTGAATCAACTTTCTCCAGAAAAGTATCCCAACGCATTTGCGATGGCCTATTATACCAAGGGGGATGCGCTTTATGCAAGTAACTTATTTAATGAAGCTTATACATTTTATTACAAAGCCAGACAGTTTAAATCTACTATAACTGATTATTGTTCTCAAAAGGAATATAACTATAGGTTAGCCATGATTCTTTACAAACAAAAGAAATTTAAAGAAGCAGCCAATAGTTTCAAAAGTAGTTTATCAGATGCCATTCAATGTGATGAAGGCGATATGTATGCCAGCTACTATCGGAAACAAGAATTGATGAATAATATTGCCCTCAGCTTCTATATGTTGGGCAACTATGATAGCGCTACTTCTTATTATAACAAAGCACTTGATTTTATAAATAGCCATCAAAAGAAAGATACTTCCACCCAGTTTTACGACGAAATGGCAAAAGGTGTGGTTTATGGGAATTTAGGGGATGTTTATCGTAAAAAAGGAGATGTAAAAGAGGCAGAAAAACTTTATCAGAAAAGCATCCAAATTAATTTTAAAAAAGGGGGAGAAACGATAGATGCGCAGTACAGTTATTTAAAACTGGCAGAGCTATACCAAGAAACAGAAAGAATTGCTGATTTAGAAAATGCTTTGATAGAAATTAGAGTATCCTTGAACAAAACGCCAAACCCAAAAGGTGAAATAAAATGGCATAAACTTTCCTGGAAGTATTATGAAATGATAGATAATCCTACAAAAGCTTATTATCACTTAGCAAAATATCAGGATTTATTTGAAGCTGACGAAAAAATAAATAAGAAAATTTATGAAGTAGATATTAATAAACAGTTGGAATTACTGGAACAAGAAAATCAATTACAGATTGCAAGACAAGAAAACGAAATTTCCAGGGCCTATTTATTAATGTCACTTGCTGTTATGGCTTTTGTAATCTTACTCAGTATTGTGTTGGCCAGAAACTGGCTTTTATCTAAAAAGCATATCAACAAATTAAAAGAATTAAATGAAACCGTTCATTCTCAAAATGAACAGCTGGAAATTGCCATGGGGGCATTACAAAAAACTTTAGGGGAAAAAGACAGCATCCTCAAATTGGTAGCACATGACCTAAGAACGCCTGTAGCTTCTATTCCTACCATGGTCGAAATTATTATGACCGAAGAAAACGAGGAACAAAAAAAAGAGTATTTGGAAATGATAAAATCTGCCTGCAATAGCTCATTGACACTTATTGCAGAAATAATGGCCACAGCAGATATTTCGAGTAGCAATATAGAAAAGGAACCTACTTTACTCAATGAGTTTATCAATGATTGTGTCGCTATTCTGGACATAAAAGTGAAAGAAAAGAATCAACTGTTAACGGTTCAGTATTTAGAGAATGATATTAGTGTTCCCATGAATCCTGAAAAAATGAAAAGAGTGGTATTTAACCTGGTAACCAATTCAGTTAAATTCAGTAAAAGGGATACTTCCATCACAGTTAGGTTGGATGTAAAAGACAACTACGCCATCATTAAGATTACTGATCAAGGAATTGGAATACCAGATAAAATACTTCCAGAAATATTCAATATTTCAAAATCAGGTAAACGAAAAGGGACCGAAGGCGAAAAATCTTACGGTCTTGGGTTAAATATTTGCAAGAAAATTGTAGAAGCCCACTCCGGTGAAATCAGTGTGATAAGCGAAGAAGGAAAAGGTAGCACTTTTACAGTTGCACTACCTTTATCCTGA